Proteins encoded by one window of Haematobia irritans isolate KBUSLIRL chromosome 2, ASM5000362v1, whole genome shotgun sequence:
- the LOC142224770 gene encoding uncharacterized protein LOC142224770, with amino-acid sequence MEKEDYKNRMRQIVGDMMSYQRINKDPPQSLQKKNNELVEELFRNKVLSEFEMRRLKTEIATAPRLYGLPKIHKEDFPLRPICSSINAPAASMNKYLVNILKNLTKESTYNVKDARQFKDKIKNLTIENDEKLISFDVVSLFPSVPVDLAIKTIVDRWDEISSHTNMTKNLFVKVLKFCIMDNRYFQYDGKIYKQKRGLPTRKEIC; translated from the coding sequence ATGGAAAAAGAAGACTACAAAAATAGAATGCGACAAATTGTTGGCGATATGATGTCTTATCAAAGGATAAATAAGGATCCGCCACAATCCCTACAGAAGAAGAACAATGAGCTTGTAGAAGAATTATTTAGGAATAAGGTATTATCGGAATTTGAAATGAGAAGACTGAAGACAGAAATCGCAACGGCACCAAGACTTTATGGTTTACCGAAAATACATAAAGAGGACTTCCCATTAAGACCCATATGCTCTTCGATCAACGCACCAGCAGCGAgtatgaataaatatttggtAAATATATTAAAGAACCTGACTAAAGAATCTACATACAATGTAAAGGACGCAAGACAATTTAAAGATAAGATAAAAAACTTGACCATAGAAAATGACGAAAAGCTGATCTCTTTTGACGTAGTATCACTCTTTCCCAGTGTGCCAGTAGATCTCGCTATAAAAACCATAGTAGATAGATGGGACGAAATAAGTTCACATACGAACATGACAAAGAATTTATTTGTCAAAgtactgaaattttgtataatggaTAATAGATACTTCCAATATGACGGCAAAATATACAAACAGAAAAGAGGTttacctacacgcaaagaaatttgttag